A stretch of the Vigna radiata var. radiata cultivar VC1973A chromosome 7, Vradiata_ver6, whole genome shotgun sequence genome encodes the following:
- the LOC106768550 gene encoding BEL1-like homeodomain protein 4, giving the protein MGIATPSSSLPSIISHSKTYQQHHSNSMSQDYHHQGIFSFPNGFQRSATTMSHQDPHQQQQHQQIRRDKVRVQGFEPQQTLVPIEEDEPGSLPVYETAGMLSEMFTFPPGAATELLEQQQHQAQQQQSMTATFRSSARAVGSGSEWYGNRQGMLTGLGPLGDSKNHHHGSVNSRDSGSSNIVQHQHHHHHHNHHHHHQMSSINADSAAAMQLFLMNPQTTRSPSPPPPPSSTLHMLLPTFPPGSGGSFGQFTWLPDTAQDGGGPSTVVEGPGHGQGLSLSLSSSLEAAKAEELRMGDSGFLYYNQASGGPSSYKSALGGHHHQALLGQTHQGHVGFAASSSTSSLGVVNALRNSKYIKAAQELLEEFCSVGRGQFKKNKFNRQLSNPSSNLGGSGGGGGASSSLSKDVPPLSAADRIEHQRRKVKLLTMLDEVDRRYSHYCEQMHMVVNSFDMVMGFGSAVPYTALAQKAMSRHFRCLKDAITAQLKHSCELLGEKDGAGNSGLTKGETPRLKMLEQSLRQQRAFHQMGMMEQEAWRPQRGLPERSVNILRAWLFEHFLHPYPSDADKHLLARQTGLSRNQVSNWFINARVRLWKPMVEDMYQQELKEAEGAEEERERNQSSSNNSGHQLAQTPTPSTTASTATAPPPPPTTSTATTPPTAKRSDTESDPSLAPINNNRPLGAFSETQPNSSTTATASEVAPPSELPRSMGADDSCRHGSLVAAEFGTGPGASDIGSTLIRFGTTAGDVSLTLGLRHSGNMPEKTPFSVRDFGGI; this is encoded by the exons ATGGGAATAGCAACACCCTCTTCTTCCCTTCCTTCTATTATTTCTCACTCCAAGACATACCAGCAACACCATTCCAATTCTATGTCCCAAGATTACCACCACCAAGGAATCTTCAGCTTCCCGAATGGGTTCCAGAGATCGGCTACAACCATGAGTCACCAAGACCCTCACCAACAACAGCAGCACCAGCAGATTCGTAGGGACAAAGTGAGAGTGCAGGGCTTCGAGCCACAGCAAACTTTGGTTCCCATAGAGGAAGACGAACCGGGAAGCCTCCCGGTATACGAAACTGCAGGGATGTTATCAGAGATGTTCACTTTTCCTCCCGGTGCCGCCACAGAATTATTGGAACAACAACAGCATCAAGCACAACAACAGCAATCAATGACGGCGACTTTTCGGTCGTCGGCAAGAGCAGTAGGCAGTGGCAGCGAGTGGTACGGAAACAGACAAGGGATGCTAACCGGGTTGGGACCGTTGGGAGATTCCAAAAATCATCATCATGGCAGTGTGAATAGCCGTGACAGTGGCAGCAGCAACATAGTTCAGcatcagcatcatcatcatcaccacaaCCACCATCATCACCATCAGATGTCAAGCATTAATGCAGACTCAGCAGCTGCCATGCAGCTTTTTCTCATGAACCCGCAAACCACCAGATCCCCTTCTCCCCCTCCGCCTCCTTCTTCCACTCTCCACATGTTACTTCCCACGTTTCCTCCGGGCTCAGGAGGGTCTTTTGGTCAATTCACGTGGCTCCCTGACACTGCTCAAGATGGAGGAGGACCCAGTACGGTTGTGGAAGGCCCCGGTCACGGTCAAGGACTTTCCTTATCCTTGTCGTCCTCCTTAGAAGCTGCGAAAGCGGAGGAACTTAGGATGGGGGATAGTGGGTTTTTGTATTACAATCAAGCTAGTGGAGGACCCTCTTCATATAAGAGTGCTCTCGGGGGTCATCACCACCAAGCATTGCTGGGACAGACCCATCAGGGGCATGTTGGCTTTGCGGCATCATCGTCCACATCATCCTTAGGTGTTGTCAACGCCTTGAGGAATTCAAAGTATATCAAGGCTGCTCAGGAATTGCTTGAAGAGTTTTGCAGTGTTGGGAGGGGCCAGTTCAAGAAGAACAAGTTCAATAGGCAACTCTCAAACCCTAGCTCCAATCTTGGAGGTagtggcggcggcggcggtgCTTCCTCGTCTTTATCAAAGGATGTTCCTCCTTTGTCAGCAGCTGATAGGATTGAGCATCAAAGGAGGAAGGTCAAACTTCTAACAATGCTTGACGAG GTAGATCGGAGATACAGTCACTACTGCGAGCAAATGCACATGGTGGTGAACTCGTTTGACATGGTGATGGGTTTTGGTTCCGCTGTGCCATACACAGCACTTGCGCAAAAAGCAATGTCTCGTCATTTTAGGTGTCTAAAGGATGCCATAACAGCGCAACTGAAGCATAGTTGTGAGCTGTTGGGAGAGAAAGATGGGGCAGGGAACTCGGGGTTGACCAAAGGAGAGACCCCAAGGCTCAAGATGCTTGAACAAAGTTTGAGACAGCAAAGAGCGTTTCACCAAATGGGGATGATGGAACAGGAAGCTTGGAGACCCCAGAGAGGGTTGCCAGAACGATCTGTCAACATTTTGAGAGCCTGGCTTTTCGAGCATTTCCTTCATCC GTACCCAAGCGATGCAGATAAGCATCTGTTGGCACGACAGACTGGGCTATCGAGAAATCAG GTATCAAATTGGTTCATTAATGCAAGGGTTCGGTTGTGGaaacccatggtggaagacatgTACCAACAAGAACTCAAGGAAGCTGAAGGGGCAgaagaggagagagagagaaaccaAAGCAGCAGCAATAACAGTGGCCACCAACTGGCACAAACCCCAACGCCCTCCACCACGGCATCGACAGCAACAGCGCCACCACCGCCTCCAACAACATCGACAGCGACGACACCACCAACAGCCAAAAGATCCGACACCGAAAGCGACCCTTCACTCGCTCCAATAAATAACAACAGGCCACTGGGAGCCTTCTCGGAAACACAACCCAACTCCTCAACCACCGCCACTGCCTCTGAGGTGGCGCCGCCCTCCGAGCTTCCCCGGTCGATGGGGGCTGATGACTCGTGCCGGCACGGTAGCCTCGTTGCGGCGGAGTTTGGGACTGGTCCTGGCGCTTCTGACATTGGTTCGACACTGATTAGGTTTGGGACCACCGCAGGTGACGTGTCACTGACACTAGGGCTACGCCACTCCGGGAACATGCCGGAGAAAACTCCGTTCTCCGTTAGGGACTTTGGAGGCATCTAA